In the genome of Bradyrhizobium sp. CIAT3101, one region contains:
- a CDS encoding helix-turn-helix transcriptional regulator, whose translation MVQAKVITKSAEDSASEMQRSFAENLRLACSYAPSVSEVCRRLDINRTQFNRYLRAAARPSPNILNRLCDYFGVEASEFHLAPAQFARIIALKRRTSKPRPPYADGIDRLRAASLPALRGYVGYYHVYYYSMSSPGMVLRGLTHLFTHQNQVYYRRIEHFSDPERRGAAYKCRYSGAALFLEDRIFLIDYETLTGNEVTQTILFPSRRNKIARLTGLIMGVSSGSQRRIACSRVVFEWLGAEIEVRPALTNCGLFAPDAPTIPRSIRDMIDNTMQPSAPLFYPVDA comes from the coding sequence ATGGTCCAGGCGAAGGTCATTACGAAATCGGCGGAGGACTCCGCCAGCGAGATGCAGCGATCCTTTGCGGAGAATCTTCGTCTGGCCTGTAGCTACGCGCCGTCCGTTTCGGAGGTCTGTCGTCGTCTCGACATCAACCGCACGCAGTTCAACCGTTATCTGCGCGCGGCGGCGCGGCCGTCGCCCAACATCCTCAATCGCTTGTGCGATTATTTTGGAGTTGAGGCGTCGGAATTCCATCTCGCACCGGCGCAGTTTGCGCGCATCATAGCGCTCAAGCGGCGGACGTCGAAGCCGCGTCCACCCTATGCGGATGGCATTGACCGGCTGCGCGCGGCATCGCTTCCGGCGCTACGCGGCTATGTCGGCTACTATCACGTCTACTATTATTCGATGAGCTCGCCGGGAATGGTCCTGCGCGGGCTCACGCACCTGTTTACGCACCAAAACCAGGTCTACTATCGGCGTATCGAACATTTCTCCGATCCGGAGCGGAGGGGCGCGGCCTACAAGTGCCGATATTCCGGCGCCGCCTTGTTTCTCGAGGATCGGATATTTCTGATCGACTACGAGACGCTGACCGGCAACGAGGTCACGCAGACCATCCTGTTTCCTTCGCGGCGCAACAAGATCGCCCGGTTGACCGGGCTGATCATGGGGGTGTCGTCCGGAAGCCAGCGCAGAATTGCCTGCTCCCGCGTGGTGTTCGAATGGTTGGGCGCGGAGATCGAAGTCCGGCCCGCGCTGACGAATTGCGGGCTGTTTGCGCCCGATGCGCCGACGATCCCGCGTTCGATACGGGACATGATCGACAACACCATGCAGCCGAGTGCACCGCTGTTTTACCCGGTCGATGCATGA
- a CDS encoding asparaginase domain-containing protein yields the protein MMSGVPSSTGGSAPTKLDQDRPAGLSNKRSPEILLIHTGGTIAMRGSSDGLAPAAGVLEDAAAALGPPGARLSICSFDPLVDSADIGHEHWNRIISHLEDWSGDGAVVTHGTDTMSFTGAALSQSLAGAPFPIILSGAMRPLGTGGDAESNLELALQSALTAPPGVWLAFAGRTVAASGLVKRHSSAPDSFRAVTPPIGAAQFRPRRFGDVRVAILTISPGMPASMVSAALAELDGAVLRLFGPGTIVSNAALLDALDAALRRGCRLRAVSQCEQGGLAPGAYAAGAPLWRLGVENGDAETAEAALVRLWLELSEARPEQ from the coding sequence ATGATGTCGGGCGTACCCAGCAGCACAGGCGGCTCGGCACCGACGAAGTTGGACCAAGATCGCCCAGCCGGGCTCTCGAACAAACGAAGCCCCGAAATCCTGCTCATTCATACGGGCGGAACGATTGCCATGCGCGGATCCTCCGACGGACTCGCGCCCGCCGCCGGCGTCTTGGAGGACGCCGCCGCCGCGCTAGGACCACCCGGGGCACGGTTGTCGATCTGCTCGTTCGACCCCCTTGTCGACAGCGCCGACATTGGCCACGAGCACTGGAACCGGATTATCTCACATCTCGAAGACTGGTCGGGCGACGGCGCTGTCGTCACGCATGGCACGGACACGATGAGCTTCACGGGAGCTGCACTCAGTCAGTCTCTGGCGGGTGCGCCCTTTCCGATTATTCTGAGCGGTGCGATGCGCCCGCTCGGGACGGGCGGGGACGCTGAATCGAATCTCGAGCTCGCATTGCAATCGGCCCTCACCGCGCCTCCCGGTGTCTGGCTTGCCTTCGCCGGGCGCACGGTCGCAGCGTCCGGACTGGTCAAGCGCCATTCCAGCGCACCGGACTCCTTTCGCGCCGTCACACCGCCGATTGGCGCTGCGCAGTTTCGCCCACGACGTTTCGGCGATGTTCGCGTGGCCATCCTGACGATCTCACCCGGCATGCCCGCCAGCATGGTCTCGGCGGCGCTCGCGGAGCTCGACGGCGCTGTCCTGCGGCTGTTCGGACCGGGCACGATCGTCAGCAATGCCGCTCTCCTCGACGCTCTCGATGCTGCACTTCGAAGAGGGTGTCGGTTACGCGCAGTCAGCCAGTGCGAGCAAGGCGGCCTCGCACCCGGCGCCTACGCGGCGGGCGCCCCGCTCTGGCGTCTTGGCGTGGAAAATGGCGACGCGGAAACGGCCGAGGCAGCGCTCGTCCGGCTTTGGCTGGAATTGTCGGAGGCGCGCCCGGAACAATAG